A part of Deltaproteobacteria bacterium genomic DNA contains:
- a CDS encoding ribonucleotide-diphosphate reductase subunit beta, with amino-acid sequence MILDPGFDLTLRPMKYPLFYDMYKNAIKNTWTVDEIDFSTDLVDLNSKLTPSEKHLINRLVAFFATGDSIVGNNLVLNLYKHINSPEARLYLSRQLYEEALHVQFYLTLLDNYIPDHAEREKAFAAVHNIPSIHKKAQFCFKWMDSINQLDTIKTKEDRRKFIMNLACFSSCIEGLFFFAAFAYVYFLRSKGLLAGLASGTNWVFRDESMHIQFANEVIATARKEDPSLFNEQMNEMIIQMIEEAIECEMTFAEDILANGIAGLSLKDMRQYLEFVADQRLEALHIPPRFHTKNPFPFMELQDMQELANFFERRVSAYQIGVSGQVAFDEHF; translated from the coding sequence ATGATTTTAGATCCTGGATTTGATTTAACCCTAAGACCGATGAAATACCCCTTGTTCTATGATATGTATAAAAATGCTATCAAGAACACGTGGACCGTCGATGAAATTGATTTTTCCACTGACCTAGTGGATTTAAATTCAAAACTCACCCCCAGCGAAAAGCACTTGATCAATCGATTGGTGGCTTTTTTTGCAACAGGAGATTCCATTGTTGGTAATAATTTAGTTTTAAATCTTTACAAGCACATTAACTCTCCCGAAGCTAGGCTGTACTTATCAAGACAACTTTACGAAGAAGCCCTGCACGTGCAGTTTTATCTCACTCTTCTTGATAATTATATCCCCGACCATGCTGAAAGAGAAAAAGCTTTTGCCGCTGTTCATAACATCCCCTCGATTCATAAAAAAGCTCAATTTTGTTTTAAATGGATGGATTCCATCAATCAATTAGATACGATTAAAACCAAAGAAGACCGGCGTAAATTTATTATGAATTTAGCTTGTTTTTCTTCTTGTATCGAAGGTTTATTTTTCTTTGCCGCCTTTGCTTACGTTTATTTCTTACGATCCAAGGGGCTACTCGCAGGACTTGCTTCTGGAACTAACTGGGTTTTCAGAGACGAAAGCATGCACATCCAATTTGCAAATGAAGTTATTGCTACGGCTCGCAAAGAAGACCCTAGCCTTTTCAATGAACAAATGAACGAAATGATCATTCAAATGATTGAGGAGGCTATTGAGTGCGAAATGACTTTCGCCGAAGATATCTTAGCGAATGGAATCGCAGGTCTATCTTTAAAGGACATGAGGCAATACTTAGAATTTGTTGCAGACCAAAGGCTTGAAGCCTTGCATATCCCACCGCGATTTCATACCAAAAACCCATTCCCCTTCATGGAATTGCAAGACATGCAGGAGCTAGCCAATTTTTTTGAAAGAAGAGTTTCTGCTTACCAAATTGGAGTTTCTGGTCAAGTCGCTTTCGATGAGCACTTTTAA
- a CDS encoding winged helix-turn-helix transcriptional regulator has product MNQKVSIDKIKSSCSEVCSILKVLSHPQRLLILGHLLNGPKTVSDLILCTELSQSQMSQFLIRMKYDRLLKSERNGKFQVYSIGDKRIANLMKAIQNEYGSSGC; this is encoded by the coding sequence TTGAATCAAAAGGTATCTATTGATAAAATTAAGAGCTCTTGTTCAGAGGTTTGCTCAATATTGAAAGTTTTGTCGCACCCTCAAAGACTTCTTATTTTAGGGCATTTATTAAATGGACCAAAAACGGTAAGTGATCTGATTTTATGCACTGAACTTTCACAATCACAGATGTCCCAATTTTTAATAAGGATGAAATATGATAGATTGCTTAAATCAGAAAGAAATGGAAAGTTTCAAGTTTACTCCATTGGCGATAAAAGGATAGCCAACTTGATGAAGGCAATACAAAACGAGTATGGATCTTCAGGCTGTTAG
- the trxA gene encoding thioredoxin, with the protein MEVLNIETFKSKVYDFEKHKEWNYSGELPAIVDFYADWCGPCRALSPVLEEISEDYKGKVNVFKVNTEETPELAALFGVRGIPALLFIPKTGEPAMSSGFTPKENLQKAIFELFGIK; encoded by the coding sequence ATGGAAGTATTAAACATTGAAACATTTAAATCTAAAGTTTACGATTTTGAAAAGCACAAGGAATGGAACTATTCTGGGGAACTTCCTGCCATTGTCGATTTTTATGCCGATTGGTGTGGCCCCTGCCGCGCCCTCAGTCCTGTACTTGAAGAAATTTCTGAGGATTACAAAGGAAAAGTTAATGTTTTCAAGGTCAACACTGAAGAAACTCCGGAACTTGCGGCCCTCTTTGGGGTTCGTGGAATTCCTGCCTTACTTTTTATTCCTAAAACGGGGGAACCTGCCATGTCCTCCGGCTTCACGCCAAAAGAAAATCTACAAAAAGCAATCTTTGAATTATTTGGAATTAAATAA